The DNA window GTGGCCGGGCTCGTCGCGTTCTACGACGAGAAGGTGGACGTCACGATCGACGGCGTGCCGCAGGGGCGCCCGCGGACACCGTTCTCCTGACGGCGGGGGGCGGGGGCGCCCGGGCCCGGGCCCCCNGGGCCTCCGGTGTCAGCCGACGAGTTCGCTCGGGACCGCGATGACGTCGACCATCGCGCCGTTGCGGTAGACGGTCAGCGGCAGCGGTTCGCCGATCGCGTCGGTGAACAGCAGCTTCTGCAGGCCCTGTGCGTCCCGGACCGGTGCCCGTCCGGCGTCCAGCAGCAGGTCGCCGACGCGGACGCCGGCCTGGGCGGCGGGGCTGCCCGCGACCACCTCGACCACCCGGAGTCCTCGGGACGGCCCACGGCCGCCCAGACGTTCGGCCAGCCGCCGGGCCAGCGCGTCCGGCAGCGGGAACGGGGCGGTAACGAGGCCCAGGTAGGCCCGGCGCACCCGGCCGTCGGCGCGCAGGGCGGTGAGGATGCGGCGGGTCGTCGGGTTGATCGGGACGGCCAGGCCGACGCCGATCCCCGCGACCGCCGTGTTGATCCCGACCACGCGGCCCTGCCCGTCGGCCAGCGCGCCGCCGGAGTTGCCGGGGTTGAGTGCGGCGTCGGTCTGGATCACGTCCTCGATCAGGCGGGTCGCGCCGCCGCTGCGGGCAGGCAGCGACCGGCCGAGCGCGCTCACGACACCGGCCGTGACCGTGCCGGAGAGGCCGAGCGGGTTCCCCACCGCGACGACGAGCTGACCGACCTGGAGAGCGTCGGCGTCGCCCAGCTCGAGGCCGCCGATGGGCGCGTCGTCCGCCCGTGCGACCGCGAGGTCGGAGAGCGGGTCGGCGCCGATCACCGTGAACCGGGTCTCGGATCCGTCGGCGAACCCGGCCCTGCCGCCGGTGGCACCGGCGACGACGTGCGCGTTGGTGAGCATCAGGCCGTCGTCGTCCACCACGACGGCGGAGCCGGCGCCCTCGCCGCGTCGGCTGCGCACGGTCAGCGCGGCGACGTGCGGGCCGACCGTATGGGCGACCCGGGTGACGATCTGGGAGTAGGCGTCTAATTCGGTCATGATCGCCTCCGGGCTGGGCTGACGATTACATCGCTACAACCGTTGCGCGGTCGCAGGGCTTCCGCCAGTCCTGTTTACGATTCGGCGGTGACGACGATCGAGCCGGAGACCCCGGCGAACGCCGAGGCGGCGAGCGGCGAGACACCGCGGGAGGTGCTCACCTGGGACCTGTTCGGTACGGCGTCTCGCGAGCTGGCCACCCAGATCGCCGAGGACGGGTACCGGCCGGAGATCGTGCTCGCGATCGCGCGCGGCGGCCTGCTGCCGGCCGGGGCCCTGGCGTACGCGCTCGAGGTGAAGAACGTGGCGACGATCAACGTCGAGTTCTACACCGGGGTCGAGGAGCGGCTCGCCGTCCCGGTGATGTTGCCGCCGGTGCCCGAGGTGGTCGACCTGGCCGGCGCGCGGGTGTTGATCGTCGACGACGTCGCCGACACCGGCCGCACGCTGGAGGTCGTTTACGAGTTCTGCGCGGCGCACGTCGCCGAGGCCCGGACCGCCGTGCTCTACGAGAAGC is part of the Cryptosporangium minutisporangium genome and encodes:
- a CDS encoding S1C family serine protease, whose protein sequence is MTELDAYSQIVTRVAHTVGPHVAALTVRSRRGEGAGSAVVVDDDGLMLTNAHVVAGATGGRAGFADGSETRFTVIGADPLSDLAVARADDAPIGGLELGDADALQVGQLVVAVGNPLGLSGTVTAGVVSALGRSLPARSGGATRLIEDVIQTDAALNPGNSGGALADGQGRVVGINTAVAGIGVGLAVPINPTTRRILTALRADGRVRRAYLGLVTAPFPLPDALARRLAERLGGRGPSRGLRVVEVVAGSPAAQAGVRVGDLLLDAGRAPVRDAQGLQKLLFTDAIGEPLPLTVYRNGAMVDVIAVPSELVG
- a CDS encoding phosphoribosyltransferase; the protein is MTTIEPETPANAEAASGETPREVLTWDLFGTASRELATQIAEDGYRPEIVLAIARGGLLPAGALAYALEVKNVATINVEFYTGVEERLAVPVMLPPVPEVVDLAGARVLIVDDVADTGRTLEVVYEFCAAHVAEARTAVLYEKPQSVVRCEYVWRRTDRWINFPWSTLPPVL